The Dyadobacter sandarakinus DNA window CTGTGGTGGCGGACTGGGAAAAGAAAGCCGTACCGGAAGCCAGCCTGACAAGCTTGTCCTGCATTTTCCAAACAGCCAGGCCGAGAGCCGCAACCAGGATGAGCATGGCAGCGGAGCGCAACCATCCGGCAGCCCACCACGGGGCGGACTGGCGTGCAGGTTCATCAGAAATCTGACGCATGATGTCTCCTACCCTTGCCTGAACTTCCGCAGCCGAAAGCACGTCCAGCTCACCACGCACAGAAAGCAGGATCGTACGCGCCTGCTCCATGACCGGGCGCTGGCCGGGATGGTCATTCAGATAGTGCTGCCAGAAGATATCCCTTTCATGATGGTACACCCAGTCCTGGAATGCAGCATCTTCGAGCCAATCTGCCAGTTCGTAATCCGTATAATTATTCATGGATTTATTTTAACTATTCACCAGGTAATACGATGAGTATCGTTCCGGCAGATAGTACCCATGAAGCAGAAAACTTTTTTTATTTCGGGAAAAAATCAAATAAAAACAGGAAAGACACAGCTGCATGCTGCCAGTATTCACGGAGCTTCTGGATACCGTACTGCAGGTAATTGGCAACCGCCTGACGCTGCAATCCCATGATCACCGCAATTTCTTCGTAGGAGAGATTTTCGTAGTACCTGAGGTATAATGCCTCCCGCTGGCGCTTGGGCAGGGTATCGAGGGCACTGCGGAGGCGGGTTGCATTAAGCTGGTCCGTTTCCTGAAATATCCAGTCCGCTTCGGGAGACACATCGTCGGGCGGCTCACTGGCAGCGTTATCAATATCTGAAAACAACGACTGCCGGCGAAGGCGGTGTATCAGATTGTTGCGCAGCGATTGAAACAGGTAAGGACGCAATGCACTGATGTGCGAAAGCCGCGCGCGCTTTTCCCAGATATTCAGGAAAAGGTCCTGGATGCAATCCTTGATCAGGTCGCGGTCCTGGGTGAAGCGGGTACCGTAGTGATACAGGGCTGCATAGTTGAGCTCGGTAATTTCGGCAAAGGCGCTTTTGTCGCCCTCACAGCACTGCTGCCAGCGGTTAAACAGATAAGGTTCGGCTAAGGGGTCGGAATGTTTCACGGAAGCTGAGGCACTCGTTACGTTTGTCGGTCATCCTACTTCATTACATCCAATTATTTCTTATTATCGGTATGTAAATATGTATGACCTCCGTGCCTCAACTGTCCTGCGCTATCATGCTTTTATTTAAAAATTTCTCCGATTTGATCAATATCCATTCCAAAAAGCTTTTCGGCTATGCGGTTCAGGATCGTTTTGTCGCCTTCGAAATGGAAGGTGCGGTGGGTATGTGACAGCTTATCATTATGTCCCAGTATCCGGACGGACGAACTGGATTCGAGCTCGTAAAAAGGGCCCATCTGCGTACCGTCGGGTAGCGGACCATCATTGTAGGCATTGAATGCGTCACCTTTAAAAGGCTCTTCATGCAGCTTCCAGGCCGATTTGAGGTACTCGCCCTGCATGTTGAGATCGTACTGCACTACGGTTAGAATGTTTTTTTCGGCATCGTAGCTGCCGGCTACGGGCTTCGCAGAAAGTGGCGCCAGACCGATTTTACTGCGGTACCGGCCATCGGCTTTCAGAAACACAGCCGTATCATGTACCACCAGCCTGTCATCCGGGATTTTACCAAAATAATCAGCAGTAAGCTGCGGCTTTCCCTGGTAGTGGCTCGACAGCGGCGCTACAATGGTGGTTTTCTCTCCCGGCGTAAACATACCCAGGATCCACAGGCCGATAGCCCCTTTTTCACGTTCCCATTCCGGGCCGGTATTGGTAAGCGTATTTTCGGACGCATAGCCCGTCGCTTTTACATCTTCAAGTGATCGGATCGAAAGCAGCTCCTGGATTTCACGCCGGGTTAGCATGGTAACCTTCCGCTCGATCAGGAACTTCATTTTGGTACCTGAATAATTTTCCAGTGATCCTTTTTTCCGGAAAGAAGCCGATACAGAATCGGTACTTACGACTTCAAAAGGCTCAGAGTCAATGAGGGCGGGAGTTTGCCAGTTGTGGTAGGTAAAACTATCCCCTTTACTGAAATACACCGAAAACTGGCCGCCTTCCGGCGAAAGCCACAGCCGGTCTTCGCCTCCGTATGCATTAATATGGGGATTTTTGCGACCGCTGGAAATGAGGTCATAGTTGATCCAGCCATAACTGTTGCCGCCGTCGCCCGCTGCTGTACTGGTCATCACACGCCCCTGGTACTCGGGAATTACGATGAGCTTGGCGCTGGCATTATCGGGTGCGGTGAGGATAATGGGCGTAATGTGCTTTTTCAAAAAAGCGAGGTCGTACCCGAAGGTACCTTTTGGAAAACTGCCCGGATGTAGTTCCACGGTAGTCGTTTCTGTGCTGAATGATTTCTTACGGCAGCCTGAAGCCAGAAAAACAGATAGCAGTACCAGGATTAATGGGTAGCTTTTCATTACTGTAAATGGTCATGTCTGCCTGAAAGGCCGTTGAGTGGTCAAACTTCAAAAATAGTGGTCCCGAAAGACCGGGTCGGTATTGCCGGGCACTAAAATTGCCCGAAGCTTCGGTACTTTACAATATAATCTTGTAAAAATTAATAAAAAACTTACAACAATGCTACTGCATTGCTATTCACGGAGATAGTTGCCGTATCCGACAATAAGAATAGAGAGAATGATCACCAGTATCCCGATCACAATTGTCCTCAGCGTCTTGCGTGTTACACCGGACCACTCTTTCAGTGCAAGTCCCCAGGAGTTGGCAACCAGGATGATGAACGCCATGTGCAGGATCCAGGAGCTCGGACCATTGCCCAGCTTACTTTCTCCCATTCCATAAAAAAAGAATTGCATAAACCACGTGATACCTGCCAGGGCCGAAAAGATGTAGTTGGCCAGTAAAGGCTTTGTGGTATCGGTATAATTGCCAAACGTTTTATTGCGCGCATTCAGGATCATACACCAGATGAGGTTGGTGGTAAGTCCGCCCAGCAGGATCACCACGTAGGTTACATTGTTTTGGAACAAAAACTCGCCCTGATCCGCATTTACAGCTTTCCAGACGGTATTGGCCTCCTCCGCCATCACTTTACCTGCATCTATACCAAATGCAAAACAGGCGCTGAGCACCCCCGAAATGATCGAAACTGTAAGCCCGATCCCGATCTTGAACTCATTGGCGCCGGGCGACGCTGCACCCCGTTTTTTCAGGTCGGCATCCTTCATCATGCCGGCCCTGCCGCATATCATAATGCCCAGTACGCACACGGCCAGTCCCAGCAGTACCATTTGCCCCCAGGTGTTCGTCAGCAGCTCGGAAATGGTATCCTTGCCCGGCGTCGGATTGAACTGGTAGTAAATGGAAGGGATTAGCGAACCGAATACGGAGCTCAGTCCGAGGATAATGGAACTTCCCAGCGACACGCCCAGATAATGCACACCCAGGCCATAGGTAAGACCTCCGATCCCCCAGAGCACGCCAAAAAAATAGGTAAAAAATAAAATTCTGCTATCGGTATGGGCAATGATATCCGTGAATCCGGGAATGGTCAGGTAGGCTGCCAGCGGAGGTACGATCAGCCATGAAAAAAGTCCGCCGACAATCCAGTACGACTCCCAGGCCCAGCCTCTGACCCGCTTGTAAGGAATGTAAAAACTACCGGACGCAAAGCCTCCGATAAAGTGAAAAATGACGCCTAGAAGAGCTTGCATGGATTCAGGATGGTAAAAAAGGTCGCAGCGGACCTGGGCAGGTCCGGGCGTTGGTTTAAGAAATACAAAGGGCAATATTTCTTAAAGGAAGTTAGGGCAGTATCTACTCCAAGGCTGTCACACGTTTTGCCCGCCCGGTTACTTCCTATCGCACCACGATTTTACGGCTTACCTTGCTGCTCCCATTTTCCCATTCCACCACGTACAAGCCCGCAGGCCAGCTACGGGTGTGCAGTTCTTTTTCCACGTTGGCTTCTGTGCGGATACTGCCGGTGAGCTGAGTGCCGCCTGCATTGTAAACGCGGAATGTTCCGCTCCGGGATGCGCTTACCCGGAGGTACCCGGCTGCTGGATTTGGGTACACGCGCACATCCTCCGGCTGTACGGGTTCCACGCCGGTGATGGTGACGGGCAGGATATTGGTCAAAAGCCGGACTCCGCCGGCATTGGTGCCTATGGCGACGTCGGGCTTTTTGTCGCCATTGTAGTCGCCCACAGCCAGCG harbors:
- a CDS encoding RNA polymerase sigma factor; the encoded protein is MKHSDPLAEPYLFNRWQQCCEGDKSAFAEITELNYAALYHYGTRFTQDRDLIKDCIQDLFLNIWEKRARLSHISALRPYLFQSLRNNLIHRLRRQSLFSDIDNAASEPPDDVSPEADWIFQETDQLNATRLRSALDTLPKRQREALYLRYYENLSYEEIAVIMGLQRQAVANYLQYGIQKLREYWQHAAVSFLFLFDFFPK
- a CDS encoding DUF6786 family protein, which produces MKSYPLILVLLSVFLASGCRKKSFSTETTTVELHPGSFPKGTFGYDLAFLKKHITPIILTAPDNASAKLIVIPEYQGRVMTSTAAGDGGNSYGWINYDLISSGRKNPHINAYGGEDRLWLSPEGGQFSVYFSKGDSFTYHNWQTPALIDSEPFEVVSTDSVSASFRKKGSLENYSGTKMKFLIERKVTMLTRREIQELLSIRSLEDVKATGYASENTLTNTGPEWEREKGAIGLWILGMFTPGEKTTIVAPLSSHYQGKPQLTADYFGKIPDDRLVVHDTAVFLKADGRYRSKIGLAPLSAKPVAGSYDAEKNILTVVQYDLNMQGEYLKSAWKLHEEPFKGDAFNAYNDGPLPDGTQMGPFYELESSSSVRILGHNDKLSHTHRTFHFEGDKTILNRIAEKLFGMDIDQIGEIFK
- the rhaT gene encoding L-rhamnose/proton symporter RhaT, with the translated sequence MQALLGVIFHFIGGFASGSFYIPYKRVRGWAWESYWIVGGLFSWLIVPPLAAYLTIPGFTDIIAHTDSRILFFTYFFGVLWGIGGLTYGLGVHYLGVSLGSSIILGLSSVFGSLIPSIYYQFNPTPGKDTISELLTNTWGQMVLLGLAVCVLGIMICGRAGMMKDADLKKRGAASPGANEFKIGIGLTVSIISGVLSACFAFGIDAGKVMAEEANTVWKAVNADQGEFLFQNNVTYVVILLGGLTTNLIWCMILNARNKTFGNYTDTTKPLLANYIFSALAGITWFMQFFFYGMGESKLGNGPSSWILHMAFIILVANSWGLALKEWSGVTRKTLRTIVIGILVIILSILIVGYGNYLRE